The following coding sequences are from one Paenibacillus tundrae window:
- a CDS encoding iron-hydroxamate ABC transporter substrate-binding protein — protein MKKRMILPLIVIMLFTIIASACGNDASNNATSNSNQETAADTTSTGAAQEETTDTITYQSETGPVEIPAKPERIVALSNGPNILSMDVTPVGVDEWTAANPLFQDKLKDVAIVTDSDPESIAALNPDLIIAGSTAKNLEQLAKIAPTIVYTWGKLDYLDQQLEIGKVLNKEAEAQAWIDDFTKRAEDIGNEIKAKYGDNVTVSTIEIFEKEVFVMGDHWARGTEALYQAMKLNMPEQVKNDTLQEGYHSLSLEVLPEYMGDFVVVSRDMTRDNEIMKSTIWSNIPAVQNKHVIELETKAVTYSDPTTLEYVLNIFKEAFLGESK, from the coding sequence ATGAAAAAGAGAATGATCCTGCCGTTGATTGTGATCATGCTGTTCACGATCATCGCCAGCGCCTGCGGTAACGATGCTTCAAATAATGCAACTAGTAACAGCAATCAGGAGACTGCTGCTGATACAACAAGTACAGGTGCTGCTCAGGAAGAGACAACGGATACAATTACGTATCAGTCTGAAACTGGCCCTGTAGAGATTCCGGCCAAGCCCGAGAGAATCGTCGCTCTGTCGAATGGCCCTAATATACTTTCTATGGATGTAACACCAGTGGGTGTGGATGAATGGACTGCGGCAAATCCGCTGTTTCAGGACAAATTAAAAGATGTTGCCATCGTAACAGACTCGGATCCAGAGAGCATCGCGGCATTGAATCCGGATTTAATCATCGCAGGTTCAACGGCGAAGAATCTAGAACAACTGGCTAAGATTGCACCTACCATTGTGTATACTTGGGGCAAACTGGACTACTTGGATCAACAGTTAGAGATCGGTAAAGTACTGAATAAAGAAGCTGAAGCACAAGCATGGATTGATGATTTCACGAAAAGAGCAGAAGACATCGGCAATGAGATCAAAGCTAAATATGGGGATAACGTGACGGTATCCACAATTGAAATATTTGAAAAAGAAGTATTTGTCATGGGAGACCATTGGGCGCGGGGAACCGAAGCGTTATATCAAGCCATGAAGCTGAATATGCCGGAACAAGTGAAGAATGATACACTACAAGAAGGCTATCACTCCTTATCACTTGAGGTTCTTCCTGAATACATGGGTGATTTTGTTGTAGTCAGTAGAGATATGACTCGGGATAATGAAATTATGAAATCTACCATTTGGAGCAATATACCTGCTGTTCAGAATAAACACGTCATTGAGCTGGAAACGAAAGCTGTCACGTATAGTGATCCAACTACACTTGAATATGTATTGAACATCTTCAAAGAAGCGTTTCTTGGTGAATCGAAGTAA